Proteins encoded by one window of Actinocorallia herbida:
- a CDS encoding NAD(P)/FAD-dependent oxidoreductase — MRVLVLGAGFGGLELTARLSEELGDTADIVLIDKAEGFVFGFSKLDVMFGRTSAEEVRHAYADVVKPGVRFIRTTIRVIDPERVRVETDAGPFEADVMVVALGADLDPSATPGLVEAGHEFYTVPGAFALRDVLASFGGGRVVVGVTSTPFKCPPAPSETALMLHDFLTARGLRETSEIALVMPLGTPIPPSPAASAALLTAFAERGISWHPERLVRALDPDRKVAVLADGAELPFDLFLGVPVHRAPDVVLASGMCEDGWIPVDPRTLETRYPNVYAVGDVTSVGTPKAGVFAEGQAGVVAARLIARARSGADSATYNGTGTCYLEFGADRVARVEVTFLPGHPPNGTFDPPDRTTAHDKSSFGTTRVHRWFDRPWTPH; from the coding sequence ATGCGAGTTCTCGTGCTGGGCGCCGGCTTCGGCGGCCTCGAGTTGACGGCGCGGCTCTCGGAGGAGCTGGGGGACACCGCCGACATCGTGCTCATCGACAAGGCCGAAGGATTCGTCTTCGGCTTCTCGAAGCTCGATGTGATGTTCGGCCGCACTTCCGCCGAGGAGGTGCGGCACGCGTACGCCGACGTGGTCAAGCCGGGCGTGCGCTTCATACGGACCACGATCCGGGTGATCGACCCGGAGCGGGTGCGGGTCGAGACGGACGCGGGCCCGTTCGAGGCCGACGTGATGGTGGTCGCGCTCGGCGCCGACCTCGACCCGTCGGCGACGCCCGGCCTCGTGGAGGCGGGCCACGAGTTCTACACGGTGCCCGGTGCGTTCGCGCTCCGCGACGTCCTGGCCTCTTTCGGGGGCGGCCGGGTCGTCGTGGGCGTGACCTCCACCCCGTTCAAGTGCCCGCCCGCCCCGAGCGAGACCGCGCTGATGCTGCACGACTTCCTCACGGCGCGTGGATTGCGCGAGACGTCGGAGATCGCGCTCGTCATGCCGCTCGGCACCCCGATCCCGCCCTCCCCGGCCGCTTCGGCGGCCCTGCTCACGGCCTTCGCGGAACGAGGCATCTCCTGGCACCCCGAACGCCTGGTCCGCGCCCTCGACCCGGACCGCAAGGTCGCCGTCCTGGCCGACGGCGCGGAGCTGCCGTTCGACCTGTTCCTCGGCGTCCCCGTCCACCGGGCCCCCGACGTCGTCCTGGCCTCCGGGATGTGCGAGGACGGCTGGATCCCGGTCGACCCCCGCACCCTGGAGACCCGCTACCCGAACGTCTACGCCGTAGGCGACGTCACCAGCGTCGGCACCCCCAAGGCGGGCGTCTTCGCCGAAGGCCAAGCCGGAGTCGTCGCCGCCCGGCTCATCGCCCGCGCCCGCAGCGGCGCAGACTCCGCGACGTACAACGGCACAGGCACCTGCTATCTGGAGTTCGGCGCCGACCGAGTCGCCCGTGTGGAAGTGACCTTCCTCCCCGGACACCCCCCGAACGGCACCTTCGACCCCCCCGACCGCACCACCGCCCACGACAAATCCTCCTTCGGCACCACCCGAGTCCACCGCTGGTTCGACCGCCCCTGGACCCCCCACTGA
- a CDS encoding PaaI family thioesterase, whose product MSEQTMPHPSAPESWGVIWPADHGGPDFAPMIEALRVLNDRLIAADVPPTLAAEMRGQFERISAQLAAHRVPESLQVVGHLDAPGQGQTFVPVYAVDHCDATSLRGRVTFGRHYLGRASAVHGGAITLLFDALLGHLANSSGTRPPSRTAYLNTSFRAITPIETELHFELDYTREEGRKRFAHGRLLHDTTLCSEFEGLSVQLNPGQR is encoded by the coding sequence ATGAGCGAACAGACCATGCCGCACCCCTCCGCGCCCGAGAGCTGGGGCGTCATCTGGCCCGCGGATCACGGCGGCCCGGACTTCGCGCCGATGATCGAGGCGCTGCGGGTGCTGAACGACCGGCTGATCGCGGCCGACGTGCCGCCGACGCTCGCCGCCGAGATGCGGGGCCAGTTCGAGCGGATCTCGGCGCAACTCGCCGCGCACCGGGTCCCCGAGTCCCTCCAGGTGGTCGGGCACCTCGACGCCCCGGGTCAGGGCCAGACCTTCGTCCCGGTCTACGCCGTGGACCACTGCGACGCCACGTCCCTCCGGGGCCGGGTCACCTTCGGCCGCCACTACCTGGGCCGTGCCTCCGCCGTCCACGGCGGCGCCATCACCCTGCTGTTCGACGCCCTCCTCGGCCACCTGGCCAACTCCTCCGGCACCCGCCCGCCCTCGCGCACCGCCTACCTCAACACCTCGTTCCGCGCCATCACCCCCATCGAGACCGAACTCCACTTCGAGCTCGACTACACCCGCGAGGAAGGCCGCAAGCGCTTCGCCCACGGCCGCCTCCTCCACGACACCACCCTCTGCTCCGAATTCGAGGGCCTCTCCGTCCAACTCAACCCCGGCCAACGCTGA
- a CDS encoding GntR family transcriptional regulator, with protein MTETPHPDRLTHYWQLRQDILDGAFPRDSPLLETSLSARYGTSRAPIREALGLLEHDGLIERAVRGYRVRSGRPEDVVEIYEARIALEAEAAGAAALRRTDLDLARLARQHDLCRTAPDDATGRAGHFRFHEALWQAAHNVTITSLLERLTTRLRIYDSGPPASYGDPDLLNAEHEQIMAALRARDAETARAEMRGHLQRSLDLRIQSIAEEN; from the coding sequence TTGACCGAGACGCCGCACCCCGACCGACTCACCCACTACTGGCAGCTCCGCCAGGACATCCTGGACGGCGCGTTCCCGCGCGACTCCCCGCTGCTGGAGACGTCGCTCAGCGCCCGCTACGGGACGTCTCGGGCGCCGATCCGCGAAGCGCTCGGCCTGCTGGAGCACGACGGGCTGATCGAGCGGGCCGTCCGCGGGTACCGGGTCCGATCGGGGCGGCCCGAGGACGTCGTGGAGATCTACGAGGCCCGGATCGCCCTGGAGGCCGAGGCCGCCGGGGCCGCGGCACTGCGCCGCACCGATCTCGACCTGGCCCGGCTGGCCAGGCAACACGACCTGTGCCGCACCGCACCGGACGACGCCACCGGCCGGGCCGGGCACTTCCGCTTCCACGAAGCCCTGTGGCAGGCCGCGCACAATGTGACGATCACCTCACTGCTGGAGCGGCTCACCACCCGGCTGCGGATCTACGACAGCGGACCGCCCGCCTCCTATGGCGACCCCGACCTCCTCAACGCCGAGCACGAGCAGATCATGGCCGCCCTGCGGGCCCGCGACGCCGAGACCGCCCGCGCCGAGATGCGCGGCCACCTCCAGCGCAGCCTCGACCTCCGGATCCAGTCCATCGCCGAAGAGAACTGA
- a CDS encoding sulfurtransferase: MQALISAAELAATTDALVLDVTVQLAAPEFDGDYRSESGRGLWLDRHIPGSAHVDLRTVFADPAASYHFGKPSPAQVAAELAALGAVPGTPVVLYDAGSMQWASRAWWTLRDAGFDARILDGGLPAWQGPFASGEEPARSAGHLPDPGESRGLWADRAEVEAISLGKVPDELVCALGPEYLAGTVPTRYTRRGHIPGSLSLPAKSLIGPEGTVLSGEALSSALRPVEGRLDEPIVVYCGGGVSACLTALGLVLGGYSDVRVYDGSLDEWSADPSLPLVFS, translated from the coding sequence GTGCAGGCGTTGATCTCCGCGGCCGAGCTGGCCGCCACCACCGACGCCCTCGTCCTCGACGTGACCGTGCAGCTGGCCGCGCCCGAGTTCGACGGCGACTACCGGTCGGAGTCCGGCCGGGGCCTCTGGCTCGACCGGCACATCCCCGGTTCGGCGCACGTGGACCTGCGGACGGTCTTCGCCGACCCGGCCGCGTCCTACCACTTCGGAAAGCCCTCCCCCGCCCAGGTGGCCGCCGAACTCGCCGCTCTCGGCGCCGTCCCGGGCACCCCCGTCGTCCTGTACGACGCGGGATCCATGCAGTGGGCCTCGCGCGCGTGGTGGACGCTCAGGGACGCGGGATTCGACGCCCGCATCCTGGACGGCGGCCTCCCCGCCTGGCAGGGCCCCTTCGCCTCGGGCGAGGAGCCCGCCCGTTCCGCCGGGCACCTGCCCGACCCGGGCGAGAGCCGCGGCCTGTGGGCGGACCGCGCGGAGGTCGAGGCGATCAGCCTCGGCAAGGTCCCCGACGAGCTCGTGTGCGCGCTGGGCCCCGAATACCTCGCCGGCACAGTCCCCACCCGCTACACCCGCCGCGGCCACATCCCCGGCAGCCTGAGCCTCCCCGCCAAGAGCCTCATCGGCCCCGAAGGCACCGTGCTCTCCGGCGAGGCGCTCTCCTCGGCGCTACGGCCCGTCGAGGGACGGCTGGACGAGCCCATCGTCGTCTACTGCGGCGGCGGCGTCTCGGCCTGTCTCACCGCCCTCGGCCTCGTCCTCGGCGGGTACAGCGATGTGCGCGTCTACGACGGCTCCCTCGACGAGTGGAGCGCCGACCCGTCTCTGCCTCTCGTCTTCTCTTGA
- the thiM gene encoding hydroxyethylthiazole kinase codes for MTSTAAVTPSAETSAVALERLRETVPLVQSLTNIVSANYLTNVLLAAGATNAVIDNPHEAAFFAGIAGGVLVNLGTPTDFQAAAFEEAARTAHEKGTPWVLDPVGVGGLPWRTKLAAELLTHRPTAIRGNGSEIAAVAGLGGEGRGVDSAADAADAVPAALALLDVAGAVSASGPVDYVVGRVGDAPQTVRVLGGSDLLPRVTATGCSLGALSAAYLAVADPFTGLVAAHAHFAVASELAAQNSAGPGTFAPAFLDALASVTPDDLRRSARIERVIA; via the coding sequence ATGACCTCCACCGCCGCCGTGACGCCCTCCGCCGAGACCTCGGCCGTCGCGCTCGAGCGCCTGCGCGAGACCGTCCCGCTCGTCCAGTCGCTCACCAACATCGTGTCGGCCAACTACCTGACCAACGTGCTCCTCGCGGCGGGCGCCACCAACGCCGTCATCGACAACCCGCACGAGGCCGCGTTCTTCGCCGGGATCGCCGGGGGCGTCCTGGTCAACCTCGGCACCCCGACCGACTTCCAGGCCGCGGCCTTCGAAGAAGCCGCGCGGACCGCGCACGAGAAGGGCACCCCGTGGGTGCTCGACCCGGTCGGCGTCGGCGGCCTGCCCTGGCGCACCAAGCTCGCCGCCGAGCTGCTGACGCACCGGCCCACCGCGATCCGCGGCAACGGCTCGGAGATCGCCGCGGTCGCCGGGCTCGGCGGCGAGGGCCGCGGGGTCGACAGCGCCGCCGACGCGGCCGACGCGGTCCCCGCCGCGCTGGCCCTCCTGGACGTCGCCGGGGCGGTCTCGGCCTCCGGCCCGGTGGACTACGTCGTCGGACGGGTCGGGGACGCCCCGCAGACCGTCCGGGTCCTCGGCGGGAGCGACCTCCTGCCGCGGGTGACCGCCACCGGCTGCTCGCTCGGCGCGCTCTCGGCGGCCTACCTGGCCGTCGCCGACCCCTTCACCGGCCTGGTCGCCGCGCACGCGCACTTCGCCGTGGCGTCCGAGCTCGCCGCCCAGAACTCCGCGGGCCCCGGCACCTTCGCCCCGGCCTTCCTCGACGCGCTCGCCTCGGTCACGCCGGACGACCTGCGGCGCAGCGCCCGCATCGAACGGGTGATCGCATGA
- a CDS encoding LLM class flavin-dependent oxidoreductase has product MTVKTFWYLSAADGEYPWSPDGLYEFDPARYVGLAKAIDQGGFEGALVATWPNDPFVSASMAALHTTSMKFLVAVYARMIPARLLAEKALTFDAFSNGRLLINSVNGRDNILTKYGMETEHDERYELGRSYWEDFRRLYGEGADSNFPNTPLRMEPTATDGVPVWGAGDSEAGLANSGQVLDAYLTMMRHPDFLAEKFATARASAEAAGRELTDYGALAGVIVRPTEAEALDRLASLFERTGIERMTEVLDQAVRRRTHGAQDLKTFTARDPLRQKWVDTLLAGQLPHPRDLKIGDNLYAGITAWSPLDIFSTGSSAVYLVGTPDGLTGTVADLRARTGLTALILGGWPLTEEAAQVAEHLIPRFSALP; this is encoded by the coding sequence ATGACCGTCAAGACCTTCTGGTACCTCAGCGCCGCGGACGGCGAGTACCCGTGGAGCCCGGACGGCCTCTACGAGTTCGACCCAGCGCGCTATGTCGGCCTGGCGAAGGCCATCGACCAGGGCGGCTTCGAAGGCGCACTGGTCGCCACCTGGCCGAACGACCCGTTCGTCTCGGCCTCCATGGCGGCCCTGCACACCACGTCGATGAAGTTCCTGGTCGCGGTGTACGCCCGGATGATCCCCGCGCGGCTCCTCGCCGAGAAGGCCCTGACGTTCGACGCGTTCAGCAACGGTCGCCTGCTCATCAACTCGGTCAACGGGCGCGACAACATCCTCACCAAGTACGGGATGGAGACCGAGCACGACGAGCGGTACGAGCTCGGCCGCTCCTACTGGGAGGACTTCCGCCGCCTGTACGGGGAGGGCGCGGACTCCAACTTCCCCAACACCCCGCTGCGGATGGAGCCGACGGCCACGGACGGCGTGCCGGTGTGGGGCGCGGGCGACTCCGAGGCCGGTCTGGCGAACTCCGGTCAGGTCCTCGACGCCTACCTGACGATGATGCGGCACCCCGACTTCCTCGCAGAGAAGTTCGCGACGGCCCGGGCGTCGGCCGAGGCCGCGGGCCGCGAGCTCACGGACTACGGCGCCCTCGCCGGGGTGATCGTCCGCCCGACCGAGGCCGAGGCGCTGGACCGCCTCGCGTCGCTCTTCGAGCGGACCGGCATCGAGCGGATGACCGAGGTGCTCGACCAGGCGGTCCGCCGCCGCACCCACGGCGCACAGGACCTGAAGACCTTCACCGCGCGCGACCCGCTCCGCCAGAAGTGGGTCGACACCCTGCTCGCCGGGCAGCTCCCGCACCCTCGCGACCTGAAGATCGGCGACAACCTCTACGCGGGCATCACCGCCTGGTCCCCGCTGGACATCTTCAGCACGGGCTCGTCCGCCGTCTATCTCGTGGGCACCCCGGACGGCCTGACCGGCACCGTCGCCGATCTCCGCGCCCGCACGGGCCTGACCGCTCTCATCCTCGGCGGCTGGCCCCTCACCGAGGAGGCCGCGCAGGTGGCCGAGCACCTCATCCCGAGGTTCAGCGCCCTGCCGTAG
- a CDS encoding formylglycine-generating enzyme family protein, protein MESSVRVEMISVPSGRVSLSDRRTERGWSVEFGPYALGVVPVTQEQYERVTGVRPSTARGDRLPVEGVSWWDAVRFCNALSEREGLALAYRMDGDNVSWDAGADGYRLPTEAEWEYACRAGSEGPRYGPLDEIAWHRGNSGERVHEVGGRLANAWGFHDMLGNVWDWCWDLYDPEVYGAYRVLRGGGWFDEHWSCRASARRRSHPTFRIDDVGFRLARSLAP, encoded by the coding sequence ATGGAATCGTCGGTGCGGGTCGAGATGATCTCCGTTCCGTCGGGGCGGGTGTCCCTGTCGGATCGGCGGACGGAGCGCGGTTGGTCGGTCGAGTTCGGGCCCTATGCGCTCGGGGTCGTCCCGGTCACGCAGGAGCAGTACGAGCGGGTCACCGGGGTGCGGCCGAGTACCGCGAGGGGGGATCGCCTGCCCGTCGAGGGCGTCTCCTGGTGGGACGCGGTCCGGTTCTGCAACGCGCTGTCCGAGCGTGAAGGGCTCGCGCTCGCCTATCGCATGGACGGCGACAACGTCTCGTGGGATGCGGGAGCCGACGGGTACCGGTTGCCGACCGAGGCAGAGTGGGAGTACGCCTGCCGCGCGGGATCGGAGGGGCCGCGCTACGGGCCGCTCGACGAGATCGCGTGGCACCGGGGCAACTCGGGGGAGCGCGTCCATGAGGTGGGCGGCAGGCTCGCCAATGCCTGGGGCTTCCACGACATGCTCGGCAACGTCTGGGACTGGTGCTGGGACCTGTACGACCCGGAGGTCTACGGCGCCTACCGGGTGCTCCGCGGTGGCGGATGGTTCGACGAGCACTGGAGCTGCCGCGCGTCGGCCCGCCGCCGCAGCCACCCGACCTTTCGCATCGACGACGTGGGCTTCCGCCTCGCCCGCTCCCTCGCCCCCTGA
- a CDS encoding thioesterase family protein: MGLDASFDLLRVPSGEAVVPPRELWGFGGLHGGLALGLLAEGMREHAAGGALRSATARFHRSLSDAFQVRTSLDRAGRTLTEASAQAVGERGVLVDASAVFAHAREEAWPPFAPAMPAVPRPEECEVFEIPPEFVPVGRYSEIRAVGSNRPYAGGTEPALTAWIRPAGRDTPPDAALFLFLMDALAPSYAAVLDTLLFVPTVELSVRIGPALDAMTTPWVLLHARTHSASPGGWIDEHIDAWSEDGAHLGSARQLRLALPAR, encoded by the coding sequence ATGGGTCTCGACGCGTCGTTCGATCTGCTGCGGGTGCCGAGCGGGGAGGCGGTCGTACCGCCGAGGGAGTTGTGGGGTTTCGGCGGGCTGCACGGAGGCCTGGCGCTCGGGCTGCTGGCGGAGGGGATGCGGGAGCACGCGGCGGGCGGCGCGCTGCGGTCGGCGACCGCGCGGTTCCACCGGTCGCTCTCCGACGCGTTCCAGGTGCGGACGTCGCTCGACCGCGCCGGGCGGACCCTCACCGAGGCGTCCGCACAGGCCGTAGGCGAGCGGGGAGTCCTCGTCGACGCGTCGGCGGTCTTCGCCCACGCGCGCGAGGAGGCATGGCCGCCTTTCGCACCGGCGATGCCCGCGGTGCCGCGCCCGGAGGAATGCGAGGTCTTCGAGATCCCGCCGGAGTTCGTGCCCGTCGGCCGGTACAGCGAGATCAGGGCCGTCGGGTCGAACCGGCCCTACGCGGGCGGCACCGAGCCCGCGCTGACGGCGTGGATCAGGCCGGCGGGCAGGGACACCCCGCCCGACGCCGCGCTCTTCCTCTTCCTCATGGACGCGCTGGCCCCGTCCTACGCCGCGGTGCTCGACACGCTCCTGTTCGTTCCCACGGTCGAATTGTCCGTCCGGATCGGCCCCGCCCTCGACGCCATGACCACGCCCTGGGTCCTGCTGCACGCCAGGACGCACTCGGCGAGCCCTGGCGGCTGGATCGACGAGCACATCGACGCCTGGTCCGAGGACGGCGCCCACCTCGGTTCGGCCCGCCAGCTCCGCCTCGCCCTCCCCGCCCGGTAG
- a CDS encoding maltokinase N-terminal cap-like domain-containing protein, with the protein MAVIHRTTLKPSKLELLTSWLPSRPWYAGGAGAPDLAKAGGFRLDDPDGEVGIEFLIAADPTAAYLVPLTYRGAPLTGAEHALVGVMEHGVLGRRWAYDGAHDPVMVAQLLALIEGRVEAQDQDTSDVPDRDVTRSCLPGADLAGFTAATDTPEGTDLSGRSGATLHLHRVLRPAPDGVPVLPPGTAGHVSGPWRGPDGTRSRGLFATVRTVA; encoded by the coding sequence ATGGCCGTCATCCACCGCACCACCCTCAAGCCGTCCAAGCTCGAACTGCTCACCTCCTGGCTGCCCTCGCGTCCGTGGTACGCGGGCGGCGCGGGCGCGCCGGACCTCGCCAAGGCGGGCGGCTTCCGGCTGGACGACCCGGACGGCGAGGTCGGCATCGAGTTCCTGATCGCCGCCGACCCGACCGCCGCCTACCTCGTGCCGCTCACCTACCGCGGCGCGCCGCTCACGGGCGCGGAACACGCCCTCGTGGGCGTCATGGAACACGGGGTGCTGGGCCGGCGCTGGGCCTACGACGGAGCCCACGACCCGGTCATGGTCGCCCAGCTGCTCGCGCTGATCGAAGGCCGCGTCGAGGCCCAGGACCAGGACACCAGCGATGTCCCCGACCGGGACGTCACCCGGTCCTGCCTCCCCGGCGCGGACCTCGCCGGCTTCACGGCCGCGACCGACACCCCGGAAGGCACCGACTTGTCTGGACGTTCTGGTGCCACGCTCCACCTGCACCGGGTTCTGCGCCCCGCGCCGGACGGCGTCCCCGTCCTCCCGCCGGGCACGGCCGGCCACGTCTCCGGCCCCTGGCGGGGGCCCGACGGCACCCGCTCCCGCGGCCTGTTCGCCACCGTGCGAACCGTCGCCTAG
- a CDS encoding TetR/AcrR family transcriptional regulator, translating to MSERQPPGPADRAAPARASTRKGRPPRIDRAAIAAAAGALPLTDLTMRSVAERLGVTVSSLYHYVAGRDDLFALAAEQTAHRLTLPADHGQHWAVWFHEWATYIQRAFVADPGLLKQYIDGAISVEAMADNIDAALDLCVRQGFTPAEALHAYDLVSECALGAAVARIRADAAASAGRDLTRDVRRLIADGRPLPHLSALASTGALDAPPPFHDHITTVLLGLALRRGEDPAETVALLEAQRPVA from the coding sequence GTGAGCGAACGCCAGCCGCCCGGCCCCGCGGACCGGGCGGCCCCGGCGCGGGCCTCGACCCGCAAGGGCCGGCCGCCGCGCATCGACCGGGCCGCCATCGCGGCCGCGGCCGGCGCCCTCCCGCTGACCGACCTCACCATGCGCTCGGTCGCCGAACGCCTCGGCGTGACCGTCTCCAGCCTCTACCACTACGTCGCGGGACGCGACGACCTGTTCGCCCTCGCCGCCGAGCAGACCGCGCACCGGCTCACCCTGCCCGCCGACCACGGGCAGCACTGGGCCGTCTGGTTCCACGAGTGGGCGACCTACATCCAGCGGGCCTTCGTCGCCGATCCCGGTCTGCTCAAGCAGTACATCGACGGCGCCATCAGCGTCGAGGCGATGGCCGACAACATCGACGCGGCCCTCGACCTGTGCGTTCGCCAGGGCTTCACCCCCGCCGAAGCCCTGCACGCCTACGACCTCGTCTCCGAGTGCGCCCTGGGCGCCGCGGTCGCCCGCATCCGAGCCGACGCCGCGGCCTCCGCGGGCCGCGACCTCACCCGCGACGTCCGGCGCCTCATCGCCGACGGCCGCCCCCTCCCCCACCTCTCCGCGCTGGCCTCCACCGGCGCCCTGGACGCCCCGCCCCCCTTCCACGACCACATCACCACGGTCCTCCTCGGCCTCGCCCTTCGCCGCGGCGAGGACCCCGCCGAGACCGTCGCCCTCCTCGAAGCCCAGCGCCCCGTGGCTTAG
- a CDS encoding SDR family NAD(P)-dependent oxidoreductase: MTAHLTGYAGRTVVVTGGASGIGRALGEAFAAERARVVLSDVEEAALTATVAELVAQGHDVVGVRCDVTDPASVEALAEGVFASHGAVHVLVNNAGVGAPSARPWETTPNDWRWVHSVNVFGVAHGVQAFVPRMLASGEPGHVVNTASSDGAVNPLPDASVYAASKAAVATLTECLAAQLEAEAAPIGVSLFLPGGGVLDTGLWTADRNRPADLARERPRARPGMTVKEFQALMAERGAELQLKPLDELAAELLEGVLKGVYCVADDLGAEVGRLHARADRLAEGRHPTLEAGLGS, encoded by the coding sequence ATGACCGCCCATCTCACCGGCTACGCGGGCCGGACCGTCGTCGTCACCGGGGGCGCTTCCGGCATCGGCCGCGCGCTGGGCGAGGCGTTCGCTGCGGAGCGGGCCCGGGTCGTCCTCTCCGACGTCGAGGAGGCCGCGCTCACCGCGACGGTCGCCGAACTCGTCGCGCAAGGGCACGACGTCGTCGGGGTGCGATGCGACGTCACCGACCCCGCGTCCGTCGAGGCGCTCGCCGAAGGGGTGTTCGCGAGCCACGGGGCGGTCCACGTGCTGGTGAACAACGCCGGCGTGGGCGCCCCGTCGGCCAGGCCCTGGGAGACGACGCCCAACGACTGGCGCTGGGTCCACTCCGTCAACGTGTTCGGGGTCGCCCACGGCGTCCAGGCGTTCGTGCCGCGGATGCTGGCGAGCGGTGAGCCCGGGCACGTCGTCAACACCGCGTCGTCCGACGGGGCGGTGAACCCGCTGCCGGACGCGTCGGTGTACGCGGCGAGCAAGGCCGCCGTGGCGACGCTCACCGAGTGCCTCGCCGCCCAGCTCGAGGCCGAGGCGGCGCCGATCGGCGTCTCGCTGTTCCTTCCGGGCGGCGGCGTCCTGGACACCGGCCTGTGGACCGCCGACCGCAACCGCCCGGCCGACCTCGCCAGAGAGCGGCCCCGCGCGCGGCCCGGCATGACCGTCAAGGAGTTCCAGGCGCTCATGGCCGAGCGCGGCGCGGAACTCCAGCTGAAGCCGCTCGACGAACTCGCCGCCGAACTCCTCGAAGGCGTCCTCAAGGGCGTCTACTGCGTCGCCGACGATCTCGGCGCGGAGGTCGGGAGGCTGCACGCCCGTGCCGACCGGCTCGCGGAGGGGCGGCACCCCACCTTGGAGGCGGGTCTGGGATCCTGA
- a CDS encoding amidohydrolase family protein, which produces MSDSYVLISTDSHAGLPAEGYRDYIDAEYREAFDAAQEEAEAMRQLAENDEHRSFLAEWNAEIGHHGGMKGAYDPAVRTKEMDHDGVAAEVVFPDADSAGVGGVAKTPFAAGLGSTGDDDAEMTLAGAWAHNRWIAEFCQDSPERRAGVAIVPLHDVAAAVKMIEWSADHGLRGGIMIPTKWGALPSYNDPVYDPVWAAASATGLPVHTHSGVGPDPDDYGYTPGLIAIYATEAYWWAARPLWALILGGVFERHPALKYVVAENGAWWTPDIVSRMDSKWEGHHATRKFGPAAFRAGLTMKPGDYFRRNCFMAASVMGDVEVDRRHEIGVGNLMWGSDYPHPEGTWPNTRPWLAERFGRVPQEDVRQILGLTAAEVYGFDLDALAPHVDRVGPTVADIHGSER; this is translated from the coding sequence ATGAGCGATAGCTATGTCCTCATCTCCACCGACTCCCACGCGGGCCTGCCCGCCGAGGGCTACCGCGACTACATCGACGCCGAGTACCGCGAGGCGTTCGACGCTGCCCAGGAGGAGGCCGAGGCGATGCGGCAGCTCGCCGAGAACGACGAGCACCGCAGTTTCCTCGCCGAGTGGAACGCCGAGATCGGCCACCACGGCGGCATGAAGGGCGCCTACGACCCCGCCGTCCGCACCAAGGAGATGGACCACGACGGGGTCGCCGCCGAGGTCGTCTTCCCCGACGCCGACTCCGCGGGCGTCGGCGGCGTCGCCAAGACCCCGTTCGCCGCGGGCCTCGGCTCCACCGGTGACGACGACGCCGAGATGACCCTCGCCGGAGCCTGGGCGCACAACCGGTGGATCGCCGAGTTCTGCCAGGACAGCCCCGAGCGCCGCGCGGGTGTCGCGATCGTGCCCCTGCACGACGTCGCCGCCGCGGTGAAGATGATCGAGTGGTCGGCCGACCACGGGCTGCGCGGCGGCATCATGATCCCCACCAAGTGGGGAGCCCTGCCGTCGTACAACGACCCCGTCTACGACCCCGTCTGGGCGGCCGCCTCCGCGACCGGCCTTCCGGTGCACACCCACTCCGGCGTAGGACCCGACCCGGATGACTACGGCTACACGCCCGGCCTCATCGCCATCTACGCGACGGAGGCCTACTGGTGGGCCGCGCGGCCGCTGTGGGCGCTCATCCTCGGCGGCGTCTTCGAACGGCACCCCGCGCTCAAGTACGTCGTCGCCGAGAACGGCGCCTGGTGGACGCCGGACATCGTCAGCCGGATGGACAGCAAGTGGGAGGGCCACCACGCGACCCGCAAGTTCGGCCCGGCCGCCTTCCGCGCCGGCCTGACCATGAAACCCGGCGACTACTTCCGCCGGAACTGCTTCATGGCCGCGTCCGTCATGGGCGACGTCGAGGTCGACCGGCGGCACGAGATCGGCGTCGGGAACCTCATGTGGGGCAGCGACTATCCGCACCCCGAAGGCACCTGGCCGAACACGCGGCCGTGGCTGGCCGAGCGGTTCGGGCGCGTCCCGCAGGAGGACGTGCGGCAGATCCTCGGGCTCACCGCCGCGGAGGTGTACGGCTTCGACCTCGACGCGCTGGCCCCGCACGTCGACCGGGTCGGGCCGACCGTCGCCGACATCCACGGGTCCGAACGATGA